In Tamandua tetradactyla isolate mTamTet1 unplaced genomic scaffold, mTamTet1.pri scaffold_184_ctg1, whole genome shotgun sequence, the DNA window GAGGTTGACTTATTCTAGTGCAATGGTATCCAATAGCTATTTCTGCCATCATGGAAATATTATATTCCTGTGCTGTACAGTATTGTTGCCACTGGCCACATGAAGCTACTGAGCACTTCAAATTGACTAGTATAACTGAGGAACTAAAATTTCACTTTACTTAATTTCAGTTGATTTAATTTAAATGGCCACATGCTGGCCATATCAACTGTTTTGAATAGAACAGTTCTAGGAGAGCTCCCTGGATAAATCATGCACTGCATACACTACTTGCATTACCAgggattcctttctttttctgaacatgGTTCTTTAGCTATTTCTTTGATTCTTGGAAATATCCCAATCTTGTTGTaataatttcctctttttctctgtaGCTAGAGTTGATATCTTTTGCTTGTCACAAAACAATCCTAACTGAAGAGGCTGAGTGgaaaaattcattaatttattctcatatcaacaatattttaaatatctgcatGTGTCATGGAAGGAGCTAgtctttggaaattaaaataaatggaaataaatatcaTGCTTGCCTTTCAAGAACTGAGGCACTTgtgaaaaaggtagaaatatgtAACCCTTAGGCCTGTGTGAGCAATACATAATTTAGGAGAATTTTAAGGTCACAGGAAGTTTAATCAATATAGTGCAGTGGGTTTATTAGTGGCCTTTAAGAAGATATGTCTATGTAGAACATGCatatgtgaacttatttggaaatagggtctttacagatgtaattaaattaagaatATCATGATGAGAATTTAGAGTATTGGGATATTAGATCCTCCTGGATTTAGGTTGGGCCATAAATTCAATGACAAGTATCCTTATGCACCCAGAGAAGAGAAACATGAGAAGAAGGAAGGCCATATGAAGATTCAGGCAGAAATTAGAGTTATGTTACCACAAACCAGGGAACGCCTAGAGCCACCATAAGCTGCAACACTCAAAGGTGTGCCTCCTCCAGAGCCTTTGGAAGCAGCCTGGACctataaataaatttctattgttttcaacCATCAAAGCTGCAGTAATTTGATATgacagctctaggaaactaatacatttaGGAAGATGTTCTAATCCAGTTTGAATATCAGAACCCTGCCCTAAATTTAGCCTCCTGTGTTCTCACCTGGATATCCAATCTTTATTTTGTCAATTCTTTCATGGAAACTGGGCTCTCTTCTTTGCACCTCCAACTGTTAAATTTTGTTCTATTTCAGAATAGATGGGATGCATCCATCTTATCTTTGAGTATTGTCCATTCAACTGTAAGGTCCATGAGGAAAGAGGTATTTGTCTAGTTTGTTCTCCATTATATTTCTAGCACCTAGGGCAGTATTCAGAATGCATTAGATTTTCAATAAGTATTTAgttgaatacatgaatgaatgatgaatattCTTTTCACTACATTCTTCCTCCAGACTTTGCCAGACTCCTCTTCTTTCTGCCAAACCCACTTTCAATAGGAGTACTGATGTTGGTAATGTCCAAGTTTGCTATTCTGAATGGGTAAATGATATTTAGACAGTAGGTTACCCCTTAATATGGAGAAGAACAGCCAGGGAATTGATTGGGTCTCCCCTGTCTATCACAAATGGCTGTTGGCtgcagctatgaccctaaggaatgttaaagtaaaactagagagagaaagggatcaggggatctggagacttcagtcttcagacaagtttattttcagcacAAGTACAAAGTTATATACTAGAAAGAAAGGTGaaaaaggttgtttgcatgcaaaagctatataatgcAAAGCAAGTTCAGGGAAGGAAATACTTTTAACTCTAGGATGTTgctttcccttaagcaagtctcatccacacctcattgtgctttatctgcatatctcagcttctattgaagttccagatcctgaaagctcaagtctgcatttcctcatagacttgtgtttacaagctttaggttaaacaataACCTTTTTAACTCCTACAAATGGCTTCTAGATTCTGTGACCCCTCCACCAAATCAAAGTATCCTGAAAAGAGTAAGAGAATAAAAGCATCACTGGATAACATTTAAATAACCACATTGTTGTAAAACCTTGGgggtcattttgttgttgttgatgaaaTCCAGttcattgatgtttcttttgttgcttgtgcatttCATTTAAACACTAAGAAtacattgcctaatacaaggtcctgaaaataaCTCCCTATTTGCCTAtggtttcttctaagagttttgtagttaaaggcatttccttctgtttctagctttctgggtgtttttttttttaaatcaaaaaagggtgctggattttgtcaaatgctttttttctgcatcagtggagatgataatgtggtttttctcctttgttctattaattgatttccttatgttgaaccaactttAGATACCTGGGGTAAGTCCCATTTGATCTTtgtatataattcctttaatgtagGATTCTGTTCATTAGTGTTTTATTAAGaatctttgcatatatattcataaggatatttgtaattttttttatggtatctttatctgactttgatatttgtggggggtcaggagcaataaatcagccAATAAATCAGGCCatagcaagaagaaggtatccggagtcacaagatccagggtgGGAAGTTCTCAatagttaaaaattgaacaataatcattgttaagaaactaaaagaatgggatgCATTGTGTAAGAacaaatggcatttctctgcttctgtagataagattgCTTGCTTACAGATGCAAATcaagatgtggctcaaaaagataatgtcctttttcctgcttctgtggtttTCCTGCTTGTAGTTTTTACCTTTATAAACCTCCCTTCAGAACTCCTCAGGGctgctctctgattcctccttcttgagtttctgaggcagtcgctggctggctaataaagacacctaattggcttgcaaattgctttgacttgtgtattctctcttttggtgcaccctacaacaacaacaatattAGGATGgcattggcctcatagaatgaattaagaagtaGTTCCTCTTCTTCAGTGTTatggaagagttttagcaggattggtgttactttttcttggaatgtttgataaaagtcATCAGTAAAGAAAGCCATCTGATCCAGACCTGTTCTTTGTTGGAAggtatttttttcccccatcaacttttattttgaagtactttcaaatttacatgagagttacaaaaataatacatatcttttacagagaactccaatatccCCCTTCACCTCTCCTGATActcagatctaccaattttaaccttttgccatatttgccctttctttctttcatcttcctATCTACTTATCTTTCTATCTGCATTtatcaatctattttctgaacactttacTGTGTGTTGTAAACATCATTATTTAATACTGTCATCTACATTTCCTAAGGACAAGAGTATTCACTTGTTGCCACCTTAaatgtcaagttcaagaaatttaacattgatgcaaAGTTTACATCATTTTAAAGGAACACTTTACACTGACCCTGGGCCTATTTTCCTCCCTTTTTAGATTCCATCCAGGATTGTTTAttgaatttaattgtcattgtctgtttcattgtcttttattttaattgattgcATTCAATTCtgtaggattaatcacattcacaaaagtaatgaaaataatcaCTTTCACCACCTTCCATActaaaatgttcccatttccccaaacagTAACCCTacatccattatgcattaactgcCCATTCTCCCCTGCCACCTACTCCTTGCTACCTGTAAAAACTtttgtctctgtgagcttgcatattctccagtattttcttgtTATTGCCATGGGAATTAAATTTGACATGCTAAATCTCTAAGAATcatatttgctttgataccaactgaaCTTTGATAGtgtacacaaactatgttcctatacccctttgTTCCCCTACCTTTAGGTCATATTTTACCAATTCCAcgtttatatattatgagtccaaaatcactggtttatcattacattttatgcatttgccttttacatcctgtaggaagtaaaaagtggataTGTAAACCATAATACAATAGTCCTGGAATTTACATTTATCCCTGTTGTTACCTCTCTAGGTatctatttcttcatgcagctttggCCTATTGTTTATTGTACTTTCCTTTCAATCTTCAGAAttcctttggtatttcttatTGGACTGGTCTTGTGGTTCTGAACTCCTCCAGCTTTTGTTTACGTAGGAATGACAATCTCACCTTAATTTTAGAAATACAGTTTTGCAAGACAGAGGATTCTaggttgtcatttttttctttcagccttttaaatatgtcatctcactaccttcttctcttcatggttcctgatgagaaattataatttaatCTTCCAGAGGCTCCCCTTTaagtgacatgttgcttctctctcctggctttcagaACTCTATCTTTAATCTTTGGCATTCAATAGTTTGGTTATATATGCTGTGCCTGTgtatatttggatttatcctgttttggAGTTAGTTGAATATATTGGATGTGCATACTGATATATTTCATTAACTTGGGGAAGTTTTCAGCataatttccttgaatattctctctgttccttcttctctttcttctacttttgtggctcccataatgtgtatgttggtgtgcttgatggtgtctacAAGTTCCTCAGGttcttctcatttttctccattctttattctttttcttcctcaaactaaattatttcagttgttttatcttcaaggtctctgattctttattctgccagttCTAACCTGTTATTGaaactctctagggaattttaaatttccatttggttcctttCAGCTCTgattggttccttttcataactaccatctctctattgataatGCTCTTTgggttcatctgtcattttcttgattccctttagttctttgttcattttttccctttagctctttgaatatatttaggatgttttctccatattttcttgtCTGCTTCATCTTTCAAATGGGGTTCTCTCTCTCATGTGTGGCAAAATAGGAAAATAGTGATTTCTGGCACTGAATTGCCTATTGATGCATCTACGTGTATTTGGGAGATGGAGACTAAATATGAAGATGTTTTTGGAGAGGAACTATTTGATCTAGGCTTATTGGCCACAATACAGCTGGGCACCAGGAAGCAATATGAAGgccaggggtgggatgggggtgaggCAGGACAAGGCAGTTGATGAATTTTTCATCATATTCTATTTTTGAAAGACtgacttagaaatttcactttaGCAATTAGCAAATGCAGCCTGCACACAAAACTACTTTTCTGTTGACAAAAAAGAAATCCTGGTGATTCAAACTTTGCATACTTGTAGGATAACCTGAGAAGAGTAGGGTAAAAGTTTACTCATAGGACCAGTTTTTCAAAAAACCTTTGTCTAGAATGTCCAAGGTCTGGCTCTCCTCATATATGGTTTCTAacactttaattttcttctttacctgGGCATTGTCTCGTGTTTctctattttataactttttgttgaaacctaaacattttgatattttaatgtgttatcctAGGAATTTAGATTTTGAGTCATCTATTTCTTAAAATTGTATCTAGCTAATGTtttgacagagctttccttgaatacaAGGagctaacagaaagaaaaaaattcaactctTCCATTCTTTGCCTATTAATCTGTGACAGTGTTTTCTTTGCAGGTTTATGCATACAATGGTTTTAGAGAATAGCTACAGGCAAAAGTGTGAGATTCTCCCTGAACTTTTCTGAGTATGCATATATTCTTAGGCATGTGCATGTTGTCCTATGATTTTCCCATTTCCATGGTTCCAAATACCACTTTCACCCTatgaaacagtttcctcatggttctGACACTGTACTGTATGTCCCACAGCCAGTAATCTTTTGTTCCTGCATGACTTGAACGATCTTCTATAACATTCAATGGGGGAACTCAGTGAGTCACCTTTTACATGCAGGACAATTTCTAGGACAGCAAATCTCCCAGGACATAGACTAATTAGCTCAGACATATATGTTCCCAGTAAGTGCATGCTGGTTATTCTGTTTCCACCATATCTGGGACTCTGGACCTGCACTGGGAGCATGGGCCAGCTCCATACTGAGCTGGTGAGACTTGAGAGGGGGCAGCCAAGGCACCAgaagatcctactgcttttaagcagcatttttatagatttggtaCTCACCCTGTTAGTGCAGTCATtatctgttttctggagctttaagaAATGTTTCTTCTAGTTCTTGGTGGTTGTTTAAAACTTCTGTGGGGGAACAGACCCTAAACAGTCACTTTACCTTCTTGATTGGGTTGGAGCTTCCTGTAGACTTTTTTCATTGTTGTCATGTGGTCAATTATTTGATTTGAATTGGCTAATTCTGTAAAATATTTGTGGTTTGGCTTATTTTTCCAGGGTCTTATGTAATATGGTAAGCTCTCTTTTGCTGAGTATGATTTCTATTCTCTTATCACATTTTAGTATCTTAAAGAATGAGTAGCAATATTGGGACTTTAGAAGATCATTAACTGTTCCTCActattaaaaatgtgaattttctcCTTATAAATTGACCTGCTATGTGATAGGACTCACAGGACACTACTCAGTTTTGAAAAGACAAAGAATCACTACATACACTGAAATCATAACTGGACAGAAAAATGCTCTGTTTTTCTGTGTTCTACCTGGCCTTAGATATGGTTATGCAAAATTaatgttttcagtttcttatGCTGATACTTTTCTTAAATAGTAGAGGAGGGTTCagtggttggattttttttttttgcatgagcaggcactgggaattgagctcaggtctctggcatggcaggtgagaattctgccaatgagccactcTGGGCCACCTCAGTGGTTAGATTTTATGTTCATCTTTTCCAAGAATTAACTTTCACAAAAAATATCTATTATGGCAGAACTAAATGGAGCAACTTATGAAAAACTTCCATCAAACTTCttttacagagaaaaaagaacaatgtctTAGTCAATCAGCTTGCACAAAtggtatattttctctttttaattaatcAGGCACCAGAGATGCTCTTATACAGTGGTAAAGTCAAGTGAATAGTCTGACTTATCTAACATTTACTGAACAAGAACTGTGTACTAGACACTTTGCCTACCTTAATGATATCATTTAATCACACAGTGTAATTATTATTGCTAACATATATAAGTGCCAACTGTATTTTGGACTGTATTCTGGACTATTTTCACACATATATTGGCATTGCACAAAGCTGTACAGCCAGTAAGTGCTGAAGACAGGATTTGAACTCTATTCTGTTTAGGTCCAAAGCCTGTTTTCTAAGATTTCCTATTCGAGTCATCTTCCTCAAATCTGATAAATTGACCTTCCTTCGATTTAGCTGTCCTTTCCCTTACAATATCTCTCCCTGAATTTAAACCACCAAAAATTCTATTCAACTGATTCATCCTCTTGGATCATAGAAACACTTGACTCTCTTCGAGTAACTTCTTAAGTGGGCAAATATTCCTGAGAGGTTAGCCCTTTAAGTCTTTTTGGGTAACACCTAAGGAAGACGAAGTTTGATTCAGGTCCTGGGTCAAAGGTATActaaaaaaatggatcaaagatgaagGAGAGAGTTATTATAAAGAAACCTGAAGGAATCTAAGGCAAGTCCCATTGTGTGACTACTTATAGCAACTTCTCTACTGCCTTGCATCTAACCAGAACTGTTCCACAAAAAAAACGTTGGTGTAGGTTTATTATAAACCCATTCCTTTActttaccatattttaaaaattgtttccagTTGCTGTGCATTCTTCCATGAACTTAGGTGCCTGAGGCTACTTGTGCACTTTCCTTGCAGCACTAGGGCATTCAGCACAATATTTTTACACatgaaaattttcagaagaaTAAAATGGCTTGAATTTAAACTCTTCCAAGGAAAGTATTTTCATAGTATCTATCCTAGATTAACATGCATCTGtctaattttccaaattttatcatCATGACTGAGGGCGGGTGAAAAATATAACCCCCTGGAGACATTCATCCTGTGAAATGCAGAACCAACTGGGTGAGGGTCCAGAATTAGGAACTGGAATGTAAACTATACAACCATTTTCATTTACATAAGCTGGTGTCAGTTCTCTTAAAAATCCGCTCTGGTGAGAAAGCAGAAGTGTATGTGAAATTTGGGCAGGAAAATAGTGGAGCTGGGTAAGCAAAGACACCAGAGAAGGGAAATctatttaattaacaaatatttatgcagcacCTACTGTATTATTGGCACTATTTTTAGCACTTTAGACTTGCCCAGTACAAAATGACATTTGAAAGTGACATCAGGTTTTCAGTATTGCCACAATTCTCCCCTCATTTCAGTGGCCCTTCTCCTAAGATGCCTCACTTAAAGAGTTTTGATTTTATGCTCACTCAGACTTTTGTCTGTTATACCAATAAGTAGTTCTGAAGATCTACATTTTAGGAGCAGTCTCAGTTTTAACTGATTCTGTAAGGCCCATTGGATCAATGGAAATGATGTAATTTTTGGAATGATAAgatgtgtgttttttatttctgctttgatgtcCCTGTGCTTTGTGTAAgttatttatcttctctgttcccaagctttctcatctataaaatagagataaatacCTTATGGGTTGTTCTGGAATGTGAAGATTAAACAAGATATTGTTAGTATACAAtgtgtaaaagggaattttataaagcttaacagtagctaatttttcctgcttaatttaactatttacatatattttagcttctgaaatatccagcaaaagcatttgtgtcattttgtattcatggctatgcatttggtgtgagttaagaattataaagaaaagaattatgagccccatcaggttgaaaataaacaatccgagactttcccagggcggttatctgtttctcgcccttcccccccctgactccttgcgcctaaatcacttgttgtaaaactgtggctatctgcaatagccactcccatgactcatgctcaagaaatgctcgctgtgaaactgttaaaagtgcttgttgtaaagctgctcttatctgctttttgcaaaacagcacctgtgacccatgctcgactcccacccccctcatcttaccccttttaaaaacttttacaagCTCAGGcaaggggctctctgttcctgcgtgttcagcgagccccacacatgtgtggaaaataaaccccttgcgtgttgcatgagagaacgtctcttggagtcctcctttgcgtggcaaaattctcaaattcttacatttggaggttccACCGAGATCAGCTCTTCgtaggggaggctccaacagccttctctctcggggtaagtgaggcctttttgtctgaggtgcgatcgcttagtctgtcagactggcagtgactgtcggagagtcgcgtgagcacttcccgaccgcaaccgacagacgtgtccggggttgcaggtcactctcccgagggacgcctcgggattgggggacctccggggacgcctggaggcttcctacagggccgactctgattctgtttcccttctgatggGGGAAactcgatcacagtcatcaggccagtctgagctgtgtctctgaaactgtgtaaacgtggtgtgccggctctgtgtgtgtctgtctgtatttgtgtgttgggaattgtttttgttttaacaaagatgggtcagggagtgtcgactccactttctctgaccttaagacactggtctgaggtcagggaaagaggtcagaatctatcttttattgtaaagaaaggcaaatggcagaccttctgctcggccgagtggccctcttttaacgtggaatggcctcgggaaggagcttttcatctacccttgattcgggccgtcaagtcagtcatcttccgccctgacccgtatggccacccggaccagcagccctacatcatggtttggcaggacctgtgtgaaaatccacctccatgggtaaagccgtttctcactcctcttggtcaacatgactctccctctgtactcccaatcaaggtgccgggtccttctcaagctccgaaactctatccttccttacctcctgcagtcctaccggaatcccaatcggatctattcctcttcgacgcaggtccttcttcccctcctccctacccttcagctccggtacaggaccccccttctcttagctcatcttctccctcctctagttccctctctccgccctcttccattccctctccgcaggttcaccaacagacgatcccagatgaaccaggaccggcacatagtacacgaagcagacgagcactaagcccatctgatgtagcggtcactctccccctcagaccgtacgggcctccagtggatgatggacacgggggagaaatgcccgctctacaatactggcccttttcctcctctgacttatataactggaaaaataataaccctcctttttccgaggctcccactaggctgactggattggtggagtcccttatgttctctcaccagcccacttgggatgattgtcaacaactcctggggactctcttcaccacggaggagcgagatcggatcctactggaagccaggaagcaagttcctggacaagacgggagacccacccaactccagcatatcATCGATgatcggttcccgctgcgccgccctaactgggacccgaacacctctgaaggtagggagcatctgtccatctatcgccagactctagtagcgggtctccgagcagccgcacgccggcccaccaatttggccaaggtaagaggggttattcagggagcggacgaatcgcccttagtctttttagaaaaactaatggaagcataccgtaggtatactccctttaaccctcaatcagaggatcaaagagcctcagtggccatggcctttatcggccaatcagctccagacattagacgcaagctgcagcgcttagacgggttgcaggacctGGCCTTGCGAGATGtaatcaaagaagctgaaaaaatgttttataagagagaggaaaaagagttggtaagagagaaaaggagaacgaaaaaaattatcaaagatcctggccacagtagttgaaagaaacactgaaggtagaggacgaGCTGGAGAAAATCCCTCGGGCCGGCGTTATCATACCCCTCTTAATCCAGACCaatgcgcctactgcaaagaaactgggcactgggccaaaaactgtccaaaaaaaacggaggggtactaggcccccaaattggcaacagccggccacgttggctctagaaagtgaagactaggggagtcagggcttggcacccctccccgagctcagggtaaaatttaatgtggagggggtaccaattaattttgaagtcgacacaggagcagtagtgtcggccctccaaaaacctataggcccgctctctacaaaaaggtccttggtgcggggagcaaatggcagtcgctactgcacctggactaccaaaagaaccatagacctggggaaggggaagcttcaacactccttcctagttatccctgagtgccctgccccgcttatgggaagagacttgttaactaaactaagggcgagaatcaccttcaatcctaaggggccaaaggtgaaatttttaaacccgctagtaagccaacctgtaataactgccctcaccttgccagtcgaagaagaatatcagctgtatataaaaccagaacagctccgcagttctattcctcaggcctggcttgaagaattccctaattcctaggcagaagttgccgggttagggttggcggtcaatcagcccccagtagtagtgaccctaaagcccaccgcctctccaattcgggtaaaacaatactacttaagcaaggaagcccgggaaggaatcaagccccatatagagaaattccttggcttgggagtacttaagccctgtcaatcagcctggaacatTCCCTTATTGCTGGTCAAAAAGCCAGAGACTAGAGACAATAGACCGGTGCAAGATTTACGGGaaataaatagcagagtgcaggatatacatcctacggtgccaaatccctataacctgctcagcactctccttcctgaaaagacttggtatactgtgcttaatctaaaagatgctttcttctgcctgcccttgcataaggacagcCAACCCTTATTCGCTTTCAAGTGGATCGATCCAGAGATGGGAtcctcg includes these proteins:
- the LOC143673198 gene encoding uncharacterized protein LOC143673198, with the translated sequence MGQGVSTPLSLTLRHWSEVRERGQNLSFIVKKGKWQTFCSAEWPSFNVEWPREGAFHLPLIRAVKSVIFRPDPYGHPDQQPYIMVWQDLCENPPPWVKPFLTPLGQHDSPSVLPIKVPGPSQAPKLYPSLPPAVLPESQSDLFLFDAGPSSPPPYPSAPVQDPPSLSSSSPSSSSLSPPSSIPSPQVHQQTIPDEPGPAHSTRSRRALSPSDVAVTLPLRPYGPPVDDGHGGEMPALQYWPFSSSDLYNWKNNNPPFSEAPTRLTGLVESLMFSHQPTWDDCQQLLGTLFTTEERDRILLEARKQVPGQDGRPTQLQHIIDDRFPLRRPNWDPNTSEGREHLSIYRQTLVAGLRAAARRPTNLAKAASLGKSPAVPVAAALHLLPARRQQNSASISGRRLCLRPPPPGTDS